A genomic region of Enterococcus sp. 12C11_DIV0727 contains the following coding sequences:
- a CDS encoding V-type ATP synthase subunit K, with translation MIDYLINNNGGILFAVLGMAMATILAGIGSAKGVGFTGEAAAALTTEQPEKFGQALILQLLPGTQGLYGFVIAFLIFINLNNDMTMVQGLDYFVASLPIAFAGLFSGIAQGRVAAAGIQILAKKPEHATKGIIYAAMVETYAILGFVISFLLVLNVK, from the coding sequence ATGATAGATTACTTAATTAATAATAATGGTGGTATTTTATTTGCAGTGTTGGGTATGGCAATGGCAACGATTTTAGCAGGAATTGGATCGGCTAAAGGTGTTGGATTTACTGGGGAAGCAGCAGCAGCGTTGACAACAGAGCAACCTGAAAAATTTGGACAAGCCTTGATTTTACAATTACTACCCGGAACACAAGGGTTATACGGATTTGTTATTGCGTTTTTGATTTTTATCAACTTAAACAATGATATGACAATGGTTCAAGGATTAGATTATTTTGTTGCTTCATTACCGATCGCATTTGCTGGATTATTTTCAGGGATTGCTCAAGGACGTGTTGCAGCAGCAGGGATTCAAATTTTAGCCAAAAAACCTGAGCACGCAACTAAAGGAATCATCTACGCTGCTATGGTTGAAACCTATGCCATTCTTGGCTTTGTTATCTCATTCTTACTTGTCTTAAATGTAAAATAA
- a CDS encoding V-type ATPase subunit yields the protein MKETVYNQINPLIRLKETELLSTAQYEQLLNANNTNELKEILENTVYGTYMTSDFAEQFEYIYSKEKGKLYEWLYKMAPEPEVITIYTSRMTFHNLKVLTKAELTGKNLDHLFIDDGRYSIETLKSAIRTGISTELPEALMNAILEVLDYFQESSTLQAIDIIYDRNFLTFQKQLAEKLNNQDIITEVTAFIDLTNISTMARGIIQGQHENFLSTVLSSSGSIAKGRFLDYAEQILASFTDFVSNTKYGGLISSIISTETKELDLVAFEKVKDDYLTSFYDKAKIMAFGPLPLLAFLNAKEVEWKNLRLILVSKRSNFPVEVVRERMRMTDDI from the coding sequence ATGAAAGAGACTGTGTATAATCAAATCAACCCCTTGATTCGTCTTAAAGAAACTGAACTTTTGAGTACTGCTCAATATGAACAGTTGTTAAATGCAAACAACACGAATGAACTCAAAGAAATTTTGGAAAATACAGTTTACGGCACATATATGACGTCAGATTTTGCCGAACAATTTGAATATATTTATTCAAAAGAAAAAGGGAAATTATATGAATGGCTATATAAAATGGCTCCTGAGCCAGAAGTCATCACAATTTACACATCAAGAATGACCTTTCACAATTTAAAGGTCTTGACAAAAGCTGAACTAACGGGAAAAAATTTAGACCATTTGTTTATCGATGATGGACGTTATTCGATTGAAACATTAAAAAGTGCAATTCGAACAGGAATTTCCACTGAACTACCTGAAGCATTAATGAATGCTATTTTGGAAGTTCTAGATTATTTTCAAGAATCGTCTACCTTACAAGCAATCGATATTATTTATGATCGTAATTTTCTAACGTTTCAGAAACAATTGGCAGAAAAATTGAATAATCAGGATATCATCACTGAAGTTACGGCTTTTATCGATCTAACTAATATTTCCACGATGGCGAGAGGGATCATTCAAGGACAGCACGAAAATTTTTTATCAACAGTGCTATCTAGTTCCGGCAGCATTGCAAAAGGGCGCTTTTTGGACTATGCAGAACAGATATTAGCTAGCTTTACTGATTTTGTATCAAATACAAAATATGGTGGTCTAATATCATCGATTATTTCGACTGAAACAAAAGAGTTAGATTTAGTTGCGTTTGAAAAAGTCAAAGATGATTATTTAACAAGTTTTTATGACAAAGCAAAGATCATGGCTTTTGGTCCACTACCGTTATTAGCATTTTTAAATGCGAAGGAAGTGGAGTGGAAAAATTTACGTTTGATTTTAGTCAGTAAAAGAAGCAATTTCCCAGTGGAAGTAGTAAGAGAAAGGATGCGAATGACAGATGACATATAA
- a CDS encoding V-type ATP synthase subunit I — translation MAVNKMEKMTIIAAAEQEELILQAIQGLQTIEIKDFFHSNVDSSYIKNHFASTLLESDEGQKKQFQTMLTEIQEALTFIERFAENPSKKKPIKRQVCTLQSLEEGFNEEKISRYLKEINALKISLTVLENTRKELLAKEKWLARWQYLDVIPQKNPMEHAELILGSVNSANQSLFLADLKKFDSTSIEEIYHSEHHVYYSLVYLKSQSAELAEVTAKYSFNEFIYPYDILPKEAYQQNKEELAKLVKEEKELKVKLSSYRDHLEELYLAEEMTFAYIHREEAKKHLLNTSYFFILQGWIPIDEKQSLQAVLSKNEVFIAFDQPTDKEIQLDIPVKLKNNSVVAPFEMLTEMYSLPKYDEIDPTPIMTPFYMVFFGMMVADIGYGLLMLLGALLALKLMVLPRGMKRFAKFFLILSFPTIIWGFICGSFFGAALPKVLFGIQLPFPILSTTEDVNTILILSVVFGFIQLLTGLMVNGIELTKRKRYLDSISESFAWQGLLAGILIIVIGMLLLSNDGLVTTGIVVSVISALSIVIVPIIQTKSKVKGLAKGLYGLYGLTSYIGDLVSYTRLMALGISGGSIAAAFNMLVAFMPPAARFTVGIVLIIALHALNLFLSLLSAYVHGARLQYVEFFGKFYTGGGRAFKPLKTEEKYMNIEKNKK, via the coding sequence ATGGCAGTCAATAAGATGGAAAAAATGACGATTATCGCAGCCGCTGAGCAGGAAGAATTGATTCTTCAAGCAATCCAAGGCTTACAGACAATCGAAATCAAAGATTTTTTTCATTCAAATGTAGATAGCTCTTACATCAAAAACCATTTTGCTTCAACGTTGTTAGAAAGCGATGAAGGTCAAAAAAAGCAATTCCAAACGATGCTAACGGAAATTCAAGAAGCGTTGACGTTCATCGAAAGATTTGCTGAAAATCCTTCAAAAAAGAAACCCATTAAAAGACAAGTTTGCACTTTACAATCTCTGGAAGAAGGATTCAATGAAGAAAAAATAAGTCGCTATTTAAAGGAAATCAATGCACTAAAAATCAGTTTAACGGTGCTTGAAAATACGAGAAAAGAACTTTTAGCGAAAGAAAAATGGTTGGCTCGTTGGCAGTATTTAGATGTTATTCCCCAAAAAAATCCTATGGAACATGCTGAACTTATACTCGGTTCGGTTAATTCAGCAAATCAATCCCTGTTTTTGGCAGACTTAAAAAAGTTCGATTCTACTTCTATAGAGGAAATCTATCATAGTGAACATCATGTTTATTATAGTTTAGTCTATTTAAAGAGTCAGAGTGCTGAGCTGGCTGAGGTTACGGCAAAATATAGTTTTAATGAATTTATTTACCCATATGATATTTTGCCCAAAGAAGCGTATCAACAAAATAAAGAAGAATTGGCCAAGCTCGTGAAAGAAGAAAAAGAGTTGAAGGTAAAATTGTCTTCTTATCGAGATCATTTAGAAGAATTGTATTTAGCGGAAGAAATGACGTTTGCTTATATCCATCGAGAAGAAGCAAAAAAACATTTACTGAATACTTCTTATTTCTTCATCTTACAAGGGTGGATTCCAATTGATGAAAAGCAGTCTTTACAAGCTGTATTGTCAAAAAATGAAGTATTTATTGCTTTTGATCAGCCGACAGACAAAGAAATACAACTGGATATCCCAGTCAAACTGAAAAATAATTCTGTTGTGGCACCTTTTGAAATGCTTACAGAAATGTATAGTCTACCAAAATATGATGAAATTGATCCAACACCGATCATGACGCCTTTTTATATGGTATTTTTCGGAATGATGGTGGCAGATATTGGTTATGGGCTATTGATGTTATTGGGTGCCTTGCTGGCACTTAAATTAATGGTGCTACCTAGAGGAATGAAGCGATTTGCTAAATTCTTTCTGATTTTATCATTTCCAACAATCATTTGGGGTTTTATTTGTGGATCATTTTTCGGAGCTGCACTACCAAAAGTATTATTTGGTATTCAGCTACCGTTTCCGATTTTATCGACGACTGAAGATGTCAATACGATTTTGATTTTATCCGTTGTGTTTGGTTTTATCCAATTGTTAACTGGGCTGATGGTCAACGGGATTGAATTAACGAAACGCAAACGTTACTTGGATAGTATTAGTGAAAGCTTTGCGTGGCAAGGTCTCTTGGCCGGAATACTGATCATTGTTATAGGGATGTTGCTACTTAGTAATGATGGCTTGGTTACAACAGGGATCGTTGTGTCAGTTATTTCAGCATTGTCAATTGTAATCGTACCAATCATTCAAACAAAGTCAAAAGTTAAAGGATTGGCAAAAGGCTTGTATGGCTTGTATGGTCTGACTAGTTATATTGGTGATTTGGTCAGTTATACGCGGTTGATGGCCTTGGGGATTTCAGGTGGAAGTATTGCTGCGGCGTTCAATATGCTAGTCGCCTTTATGCCGCCTGCAGCAAGATTTACGGTAGGGATCGTCCTAATTATTGCGTTACATGCCTTAAATCTATTTTTAAGTTTATTAAGTGCCTATGTTCATGGTGCACGGTTGCAGTATGTTGAATTTTTCGGAAAGTTTTATACTGGCGGTGGACGTGCTTTTAAACCTTTAAAAACAGAAGAGAAGTATATGAATATTGAAAAAAACAAAAAGTAA
- a CDS encoding V-type ATP synthase subunit A, which translates to MQIGRIIKVSGPLVMAENMSDASIQDICHVGELGVIGEIIEMRGDVASIQVYEETTGIGPGEPVVTTGEALSVELAPGLISEMFDGIQRPLDTFAEVTESNFLSRGVQIPALDRTKKWLFEPTVSVGDEVSPGDIIGLVQETKVIPHKIMVPFGINGTVKEVKQGEFTIEQTVYVIETATGEKEFTMMQKWPVRRSRPILEKLNPDVPLLTGQRVIDTFFPVTKGGAAAVPGPFGAGKTVVQHQIAKWADVDLVVYVGCGERGNEMTDVLNEFPELIDPNTGKSVMERTVLIANTSNMPVAAREASIYTGITIAEYFRDMGYSVAIMADSTSRWAEALREMSGRLEEMPGDEGYPAYLGSRLAEYYERAGQVVALGKDHREGSITAISAVSPSGGDISEPVTQNTLRVVKVFWGLDATLAQKRHFPSINWLQSYSLYDSEVGKYLDQQLQVEWSEMVREGMRILQEESQLEEIVRLVGIDSLSDKDCLTLEVAKSIREDYLQQNAFDEVDTFTSREKQYKMLRLILTFYQEGRTALTLGAYLSEIMTGTVGLRDQIARSKYLPEEQIDCLDGLVDEIKGTLKQIVAEGGITND; encoded by the coding sequence TTGCAAATTGGTCGAATTATTAAAGTATCTGGTCCTTTAGTTATGGCTGAGAATATGTCTGATGCGAGTATTCAGGATATTTGTCATGTAGGGGAACTGGGTGTTATTGGAGAAATTATTGAGATGCGGGGAGATGTTGCATCGATTCAAGTATACGAAGAAACAACAGGAATAGGACCTGGTGAGCCTGTAGTAACAACCGGTGAAGCTTTGTCGGTGGAATTGGCGCCAGGATTGATTTCAGAGATGTTTGATGGTATCCAGCGTCCATTAGATACCTTTGCTGAGGTAACAGAAAGTAACTTTTTAAGCAGAGGAGTTCAGATTCCTGCCTTAGATAGAACAAAAAAATGGCTGTTTGAACCAACTGTTTCTGTAGGCGATGAAGTGTCACCGGGAGATATTATCGGTTTGGTTCAAGAAACTAAAGTGATCCCGCATAAAATTATGGTTCCTTTTGGTATTAATGGAACGGTAAAAGAAGTAAAACAAGGTGAATTTACAATTGAACAGACAGTCTATGTCATTGAAACAGCAACGGGAGAAAAAGAATTTACGATGATGCAAAAATGGCCCGTTCGCCGTAGTCGTCCAATTTTAGAAAAATTAAATCCAGATGTCCCATTATTAACGGGGCAACGAGTGATTGATACCTTCTTTCCGGTAACCAAAGGAGGAGCCGCAGCCGTGCCAGGGCCTTTTGGTGCAGGGAAAACTGTGGTACAGCATCAAATTGCGAAATGGGCAGATGTTGATTTAGTAGTTTACGTCGGTTGTGGTGAGCGTGGAAATGAAATGACCGATGTATTGAATGAATTCCCTGAATTAATTGATCCAAATACTGGAAAATCTGTTATGGAGCGAACTGTTTTGATTGCAAATACGTCTAATATGCCCGTAGCAGCACGTGAAGCATCAATCTATACAGGAATCACAATAGCAGAATACTTCCGGGATATGGGTTATTCTGTAGCGATCATGGCAGATTCAACTTCTCGTTGGGCGGAAGCACTACGTGAGATGAGTGGACGCTTAGAAGAAATGCCTGGAGATGAAGGGTATCCTGCCTATCTAGGAAGTCGTTTAGCTGAATATTATGAACGAGCTGGACAAGTTGTGGCATTAGGGAAAGATCATCGTGAAGGAAGTATTACAGCAATCAGTGCGGTTTCTCCATCAGGTGGAGATATTTCAGAACCCGTTACTCAAAATACATTACGAGTAGTGAAAGTTTTCTGGGGGCTAGATGCAACATTAGCGCAAAAACGTCATTTTCCATCAATCAACTGGCTACAAAGTTATTCTTTGTATGATTCAGAAGTCGGTAAATACTTAGATCAGCAGCTGCAAGTCGAGTGGTCTGAGATGGTGAGAGAAGGGATGCGGATTTTACAAGAAGAGTCACAATTAGAAGAAATTGTTCGACTCGTCGGAATTGATTCCTTATCTGATAAAGACTGTTTAACATTAGAAGTAGCTAAATCCATTCGTGAAGATTACTTACAGCAAAACGCCTTTGATGAGGTTGATACGTTTACCTCAAGAGAAAAACAGTACAAAATGCTACGCTTGATTTTAACATTCTATCAAGAAGGCCGAACAGCTTTAACTTTAGGGGCTTATTTATCTGAGATCATGACTGGAACAGTTGGCTTAAGAGATCAAATCGCTAGAAGCAAATATTTGCCAGAAGAACAGATCGATTGCTTAGATGGCTTAGTAGACGAAATAAAAGGAACCTTAAAACAAATTGTGGCAGAGGGAGGGATCACTAATGATTAA
- a CDS encoding ABC transporter permease — protein MDFMKRALLSMKAKKGRTLLLCAVFSAILIFVLAGLTIQSAALSATENAKKSVGATVTLSANREAAMKKSEGDGSKEKPDPSSFSLTPVSLADAQKIAELKNVKSYSFLSSSSAGAGEGITPISNEAEDETITDGTNADQADAGIGEKTQEDGRMGGGPMENMSQSDFQVRGVMNLSMLSDFSEGVAELIDGETISETDEETNNVVIEQSLAEANELKVGSTFKITDPQESTKTYELKVKGIYKTSENGDSMGMMFNFLNPANTLYTSYTLANTLKGDDAKDTIDSASYTLNDPKQMDAFTESAEKLIDTESFSLQTNDQAYQQMLQPLNNVSSFAKNIVILVAIAGIIILTLIVMMTIRERRYEIGVLLSLGESRFKVILQFFSEIIFCMFFALVIATFSGNIVGNVVGEQLISQQTEDVQQPSNEQGQPTKMGAGENQGPGRPDQGGINGIGASSKESAEAIKELNISVQPKEIALLTVLGLLISFFSIVLSSVGILWLQPKKILTT, from the coding sequence ATGGATTTTATGAAACGGGCTTTACTTAGTATGAAAGCTAAAAAAGGAAGGACTTTATTGCTGTGCGCTGTTTTTTCAGCTATTTTGATTTTTGTTTTAGCAGGTTTAACGATTCAAAGTGCCGCGTTGAGCGCAACAGAGAATGCTAAAAAAAGTGTTGGCGCAACGGTTACACTTTCAGCAAATCGAGAAGCTGCGATGAAAAAAAGTGAAGGGGATGGTAGTAAAGAAAAACCTGATCCAAGTAGTTTTAGTTTAACACCTGTTTCATTGGCTGATGCACAAAAAATCGCAGAGTTAAAGAACGTTAAATCGTATTCCTTTTTATCGTCCTCATCTGCTGGAGCAGGTGAGGGGATCACCCCTATTTCAAACGAAGCAGAAGATGAAACAATAACTGATGGTACGAATGCTGATCAGGCAGATGCTGGAATAGGAGAAAAAACTCAAGAAGATGGCCGAATGGGAGGCGGTCCAATGGAGAATATGAGCCAAAGTGACTTTCAAGTTAGAGGAGTCATGAATTTATCGATGTTAAGTGATTTTTCTGAGGGGGTAGCTGAGCTAATAGATGGTGAAACGATTAGTGAAACGGATGAAGAAACGAACAATGTTGTTATCGAACAGAGTTTAGCTGAGGCAAACGAGTTAAAAGTGGGCAGCACCTTTAAAATCACAGATCCACAAGAAAGTACGAAAACGTATGAATTAAAAGTCAAAGGGATCTATAAAACTTCTGAAAACGGCGATAGTATGGGAATGATGTTTAATTTTTTAAATCCAGCTAATACATTATATACCTCTTATACATTGGCCAACACATTAAAAGGTGACGATGCCAAGGACACAATTGATTCTGCATCTTATACCCTGAACGATCCAAAGCAAATGGACGCGTTTACCGAATCTGCCGAAAAATTGATTGACACAGAAAGCTTTAGCTTACAAACAAATGATCAAGCCTACCAACAAATGTTACAACCGTTAAACAATGTGTCCAGTTTTGCCAAAAATATTGTGATCCTAGTTGCAATTGCAGGAATCATTATTTTAACATTGATCGTGATGATGACGATCAGAGAACGACGGTATGAAATTGGTGTATTATTATCACTTGGAGAGTCTCGTTTTAAAGTTATTTTACAATTTTTTAGCGAAATTATTTTCTGTATGTTTTTTGCATTAGTGATTGCAACATTTAGCGGAAATATTGTTGGTAATGTCGTAGGGGAGCAGTTGATTAGTCAGCAGACAGAAGATGTTCAACAACCTAGTAATGAGCAGGGGCAGCCAACTAAAATGGGTGCCGGAGAGAATCAAGGTCCAGGAAGACCAGATCAAGGTGGTATAAATGGAATTGGAGCCAGCTCAAAAGAATCAGCTGAAGCAATCAAGGAGCTTAATATCTCAGTTCAGCCAAAAGAAATTGCTCTGTTAACTGTATTAGGACTATTGATCAGTTTCTTTTCAATTGTGCTATCATCAGTTGGAATTTTATGGTTGCAACCTAAAAAAATATTAACCACATAG
- a CDS encoding ABC transporter ATP-binding protein — translation MLQTQDVGYWYKNEQESLYKNVNLEFKRGNMYAILGASGSGKTTFLSLIAGLDVPKAGAVLYNGESLAKIGLRNYRKNDVSIIFQAYNLLPYMSALDNVLTAMAISSSKQADKKAFALESLANVGIDETLANKNVTQLSGGQQQRVAIVRALCCDHELIVADEPTGNLDEKNSKDIVQLFQKVAHEQKKCIIIVTHEQGIAKVCDKVYELKNQAFALIT, via the coding sequence ATGTTACAAACACAGGACGTTGGATATTGGTATAAAAATGAACAGGAATCTCTTTATAAAAATGTTAATTTGGAATTTAAGCGAGGCAATATGTATGCCATTTTAGGAGCAAGCGGTTCGGGTAAAACAACATTTCTCTCGTTGATTGCAGGTTTAGATGTTCCTAAAGCAGGAGCTGTTTTGTATAACGGTGAATCTTTGGCTAAAATTGGACTCAGAAATTATCGTAAAAATGATGTATCGATCATTTTCCAAGCATATAACTTATTACCCTACATGTCTGCGCTGGATAATGTACTGACAGCTATGGCAATTTCAAGTTCAAAACAAGCAGATAAAAAGGCGTTTGCATTAGAAAGCTTAGCAAATGTAGGAATCGATGAAACACTAGCAAATAAAAACGTAACACAGCTTTCTGGTGGACAGCAGCAACGTGTTGCTATTGTCAGAGCGCTATGTTGTGATCATGAATTGATTGTAGCAGATGAACCCACAGGAAATTTAGATGAAAAAAACTCGAAGGATATTGTTCAACTATTTCAAAAAGTAGCTCATGAGCAGAAAAAATGTATTATTATCGTGACCCATGAACAAGGGATAGCTAAAGTATGTGATAAAGTTTATGAATTGAAAAATCAAGCATTTGCATTAATCACGTGA
- a CDS encoding V-type ATP synthase subunit F, with protein sequence MTYKIGVIGDRDSVMPFKLFGFEVVYAVSAKQVRETIESMAKNAFGVIFITEDASELAVETIERYKSDVTPAIILIPSHNGTKGIGLKAIQDNVERAVGQNIL encoded by the coding sequence ATGACATATAAGATCGGTGTGATCGGCGATAGGGATTCTGTCATGCCTTTCAAACTATTTGGCTTTGAGGTTGTTTATGCAGTCTCGGCCAAACAGGTTAGAGAAACGATTGAATCAATGGCAAAAAATGCGTTTGGGGTTATTTTTATTACTGAAGATGCTTCTGAGTTAGCCGTTGAAACGATTGAACGTTACAAAAGTGATGTTACGCCAGCAATTATCTTGATTCCTAGTCATAACGGAACCAAAGGGATTGGGTTGAAGGCGATTCAAGATAATGTGGAACGGGCGGTCGGACAGAATATTTTGTAG
- a CDS encoding serine hydrolase, translating to MEKQKMTLYGMIFSICFFLIVSFFFSTHTVDYANETETSGKTNVPVKKIASAPVKDMEPSEKESPELTAFYHKIEQTMTDTIKSFNGDVGVTYVDLTTGKQLSVNGTKEFYSASTIKVPLAMMVADKVQAGSLKWDDQLTFNEKEDYEDGTGIIINNIQPSYSLRTLQEYSITYSDNIAKNMLYDTFGGDVAAKKALYAHFLQKETDWDDAKFTSEDAAKILKILFEEKSSNSEYQTIYNYMKNTVFHERMETPTTSGKVAHKIGSYAGFLHDIGILETEHPFILTIFTNGETDAGIPFISTLTDQLWAVQSNEYPKK from the coding sequence TTGGAAAAACAGAAAATGACGCTTTACGGGATGATTTTCTCGATTTGTTTCTTTTTGATCGTATCGTTCTTTTTTTCTACTCATACAGTAGACTACGCAAACGAAACAGAGACAAGCGGAAAAACCAATGTACCAGTTAAAAAAATAGCTTCCGCTCCTGTTAAGGATATGGAACCAAGTGAAAAAGAAAGCCCAGAACTTACGGCTTTTTATCATAAAATCGAGCAAACAATGACAGATACTATAAAAAGCTTCAACGGTGATGTCGGCGTAACTTATGTAGATTTGACAACAGGCAAGCAGCTTTCCGTCAATGGGACAAAAGAATTTTACAGTGCAAGTACGATCAAAGTGCCTTTAGCTATGATGGTTGCGGATAAAGTCCAGGCCGGTAGTTTAAAATGGGATGATCAGCTGACTTTTAATGAAAAAGAAGATTATGAAGATGGCACTGGGATCATTATAAATAATATTCAACCCAGCTATTCCTTAAGAACTTTACAGGAATATAGTATTACCTATTCAGATAATATCGCCAAAAATATGTTATATGATACATTTGGTGGCGATGTTGCAGCTAAAAAAGCACTATATGCTCATTTTCTACAAAAGGAAACTGATTGGGATGACGCAAAATTCACTTCTGAAGATGCTGCTAAAATCCTTAAAATCTTGTTTGAAGAAAAGTCTTCAAACTCCGAATATCAGACTATTTATAACTATATGAAAAACACAGTGTTCCATGAGCGGATGGAAACACCTACTACTTCAGGTAAAGTGGCACATAAAATCGGCTCTTACGCAGGTTTTCTACATGATATCGGGATCTTAGAAACAGAACATCCTTTTATTTTAACCATCTTTACAAACGGAGAAACAGATGCCGGTATCCCTTTTATTTCAACACTTACGGATCAATTGTGGGCTGTTCAAAGTAATGAGTATCCAAAAAAATAG
- a CDS encoding V-type ATP synthase subunit B produces the protein MIKEYRTINEVVGPLMIVEKVEGVKYEELIEVRMQNGEIRRGQVLEINGDKAMVQIFEGTSGINLRDSKVRFLGHPLELGVSEDIVGRIFDGLGRPKDNGLEILPEKMVDINGEVINPVARDYPDEFIQTGISAIDHLNTLVRGQKLPVFSGSGLPHKELAAQIARQANVLNSDEEFAVVFAAIGITFEEAEFFMEDFRQTGAIDRSVMFMNLANDPAIERIATPRMALTAAEYLAYEKGMHVLVIMTDMTNYCEALREISAARREVPGRRGYPGYLYTNLATLYERAGRIRGLKGSVTQIPILTMPEDDKTHPIPDLTGYITEGQIILSRELYKSSIQPPIDVLPSLSRLKDKGTGEGKTRIDHAPTMNQLFAAYAQGKQAKELAVVLGESALSDVDKIYAKFADRFEKEYVNQGFYTNRSINETLDLGWELLSMLPRTELKRIKDDMLDEYLTEGE, from the coding sequence ATGATTAAAGAATATCGTACGATCAATGAAGTTGTTGGTCCCTTGATGATCGTTGAAAAAGTCGAAGGGGTCAAATATGAAGAACTGATCGAAGTACGGATGCAAAATGGGGAAATTCGTCGTGGCCAAGTGTTGGAAATCAATGGCGATAAAGCGATGGTTCAGATTTTTGAAGGAACTAGTGGTATCAATCTTCGAGATTCAAAAGTTCGTTTTTTAGGACATCCTTTGGAATTAGGTGTTTCCGAAGATATAGTTGGACGTATATTCGATGGTTTAGGTCGACCAAAAGATAATGGACTAGAAATTTTACCTGAAAAAATGGTTGATATTAATGGGGAAGTCATCAATCCTGTTGCAAGAGATTACCCGGATGAGTTTATCCAAACAGGAATATCTGCCATTGATCATTTGAATACGTTGGTCCGTGGCCAAAAGTTACCAGTATTTTCTGGCTCAGGTTTACCTCATAAAGAATTAGCTGCTCAAATCGCTCGTCAAGCAAATGTTTTAAATAGTGATGAAGAATTTGCTGTTGTATTTGCTGCGATTGGGATTACGTTTGAAGAAGCAGAATTTTTCATGGAAGATTTCAGACAGACAGGAGCTATTGATCGTTCGGTGATGTTTATGAACCTAGCGAATGATCCGGCCATCGAGCGAATTGCAACGCCAAGAATGGCGCTGACAGCAGCTGAATATTTAGCTTATGAAAAAGGAATGCATGTCTTGGTAATCATGACCGATATGACCAATTATTGCGAAGCGTTGCGTGAAATTTCAGCAGCACGCCGAGAAGTACCAGGGCGTCGTGGCTATCCAGGTTATCTTTATACGAATTTGGCTACGTTATATGAACGTGCTGGGCGTATTCGTGGGTTAAAAGGATCTGTAACTCAAATTCCGATTTTGACCATGCCAGAAGACGATAAAACACATCCGATTCCCGATTTGACTGGTTATATTACTGAAGGTCAAATCATACTATCTAGAGAACTATATAAAAGCAGCATTCAACCACCGATTGATGTTTTGCCTTCTTTGTCCCGCTTAAAAGATAAAGGAACTGGAGAAGGAAAAACAAGAATCGATCATGCTCCAACTATGAATCAATTATTTGCGGCTTATGCGCAAGGAAAACAAGCGAAAGAGTTGGCTGTCGTACTGGGTGAATCAGCGTTATCTGATGTTGACAAAATCTATGCGAAATTTGCAGATCGATTTGAAAAGGAATATGTCAATCAAGGATTTTACACGAATCGCTCGATCAATGAAACGTTGGACCTAGGTTGGGAGTTATTATCAATGCTGCCAAGAACAGAATTAAAACGAATCAAAGATGATATGCTAGACGAATACTTGACTGAAGGAGAGTGA
- a CDS encoding V-type ATP synthase subunit D gives MARLNVNPTRMELSRLKKQLGTATRGHKLLKDKQDELMRRFILLVKKNNQLRIDVEHEVTTALSSFVLANATLNEAFIEELVAVPANDVSLDVIEKNIMSVTVPIMNFLYNESIVNAPLNYGYLNSNAELDGAFDKISTILPKLLELAEVEKTCQLMSEEIEKTRRRVNALEYMTIPQLEETSYYIQMKLEENERSEITRLIKIKNMSSNT, from the coding sequence ATGGCACGTTTAAATGTGAATCCTACTCGAATGGAACTCTCTCGTTTAAAGAAGCAGTTGGGTACCGCAACTAGAGGGCATAAACTATTAAAAGACAAACAAGATGAATTGATGCGTCGCTTTATTTTACTGGTCAAAAAAAATAATCAGCTCAGAATCGATGTAGAACATGAAGTGACAACAGCACTCTCTAGCTTTGTTTTAGCGAATGCAACCTTGAACGAAGCATTTATTGAGGAATTAGTAGCTGTTCCAGCGAATGATGTTTCACTTGACGTAATCGAAAAAAATATCATGAGTGTGACAGTTCCAATCATGAATTTTCTTTATAATGAGAGCATCGTAAATGCGCCATTAAATTATGGTTACCTTAATTCAAACGCTGAATTAGATGGTGCATTTGATAAAATTTCAACCATTTTACCGAAGTTACTGGAATTAGCAGAAGTCGAAAAGACTTGTCAGTTGATGTCAGAAGAAATTGAGAAAACCCGTCGACGAGTTAACGCCTTAGAGTATATGACGATTCCTCAATTAGAAGAAACAAGTTATTATATTCAAATGAAATTGGAAGAAAATGAGCGAAGTGAAATCACTCGCTTGATCAAGATAAAAAATATGAGCAGTAATACTTGA